The Sebastes umbrosus isolate fSebUmb1 chromosome 19, fSebUmb1.pri, whole genome shotgun sequence genome has a segment encoding these proteins:
- the LOC119478600 gene encoding transcription factor 7-like 1, whose protein sequence is MEKVIYGFPVNFPATSTSAAPPRPPPPSTFTSNKRKREDGHDGRSYVKKPPNAFMLYMKEQRPIYAAVMKLTGTAGVNKILGDKWKSLSNEEQAKYFQVADRERRLHALQHPDWSSSNNYGQKRKRERSKASKMTEASASTSGEVTQEVKRMCVTPGYTGVRETHHAQSNVMQPSTSMTDVTVSHHARSKMMQPSTSTTGVSVTHHAQSNVMQPSTSMKDVTVTHDAQSNMIKPSTLTTGVRETHHAQSNVMQPST, encoded by the exons ATGGAGAAGGTGATTTACGGGTTTCCAGTCAATTTTCCCGCCACTTCTACCTCTGCTGCTCCACCTCGGCCTCCACCACCGAGCACCTTCACATCAAA TAAGAGAAAGCGTGAAGACGGGCATGATGGTCGGTCATACGTGAAAAAGCCGCCAAATGCCTTCATGCTTTACATGAAGGAGCAGAGGCCAATTTATGCGGCCGTAATGAAACTCACTGGGACTGCAGGGGTTAACAAGATCCTTGGAGATAAA TGGAAGTCGCTGTCCAATGAGGAGCAGGCGAAATACTTCCAAGTGGCAGACCGAGAAAGACGGCTCCACGCCCTGCAGCACCCGGACTGGTCATCCAGTAACAATTAC ggccaaaagaggaagagggaaaggAGCAAGGCCTCCAAAATGACTGAAG CATCTGCATCAACATCTGGAGAGGTCACACAGGAAGTGAAGAGGATGTGTGTGACCCCAGGATACACAGGTGTGAGAGAGACTCATCACGCACAGTCAAACGTGATGCAGCCCTCCACCTCGATGACAGACGTGACAGTGTCTCATCACGCACGGTCTAAAATGATGCAGCCCTCTACCTCAACGACAG GTGTGAGCGTGACTCATCACGCACAGTCAAACGTGATGCAGCCCTCCACCTCGATGAAAGACGTGACAGTGACTCATGACGCACAGTCAAACATGATAAAGCCCTCTACCTTAACGACAGGTGTGAGAGAGACTCATCACGCACAGTCAAACGTGATGCAGCCCTCCACC